The following DNA comes from Bacillus alveayuensis.
GGACGTATTCTCTATCACTGGTCGTGGTACAGTTGCTACAGGTCGTGTAGAGCGTGGACAAGTTAAAGTTGGTGACGAAGTAGAGATCATCGGTCTAGCTGATGAGCCTAAGAAAACAACTGTAACTGGTGTTGAAATGTTCCGTAAGCTTCTTGACTATGCAGAAGCTGGTGACAACATCGGTGCACTTCTTCGCGGTATTGCTCGTGACGAAGTTGAGCGCGGTCAAGTATTAGCAAAACCAGGTTCTATTACACCTCACAAAAAATTCAAAGCTGAGGTATACGTTCTTTCTAAAGAAGAAGGTGGACGTCATACTCCATTCTTCTCAAACTACCGTCCACAGTTCTACTTCCGTACAACTGACGTAACTGGTATCATCACTTTACCAGAAGGCGTAGAAATGGTTATGCCTGGAGACAACGTTGAAATGACAGTAGAACTTATCTCTCCAATCGCGATCGAAGAAGGTACTAAATTCTCTATCCGCGAGGGTGGACGTACTGTAGGTGCAGGTGTAGTATCTGCGATTGTTGAGTAAAAAAAATCTTTAAAAAAAGCGAGCCAATTAAGGCTCGCTTTTTTCTATTACAAGAGTAAAAAAATATTTTGTAAGATTTAATAAAAAGAATTATTCATATGAATTTAAAAACATCATGACAATGGGTTGAAAACATTATTAGGCAAATGTATAATATCTAAAGTGTGTCGTTCCAAGAAAAATAGGAGTTTTTCTTGCATTGAACGGTTATTTCTTATATAATGTTTAATGTTGGTCTTTGACTGCGATGAAGTGGGAGGTTGCTGACACACCCGGCCGCTTTGCCATGGCGAGTGTGTGGGAAATTCTCACGGAGAATTGTCTATTTCAAGTAGGCGAAAAGGAGGGAAAATAATGGCAAAACAAAAAATTCGCATTCGTTTAAAAGCATATGATCACAGAATCCTTGATCAATCTGCAGAAAAGATCGTAGAAACAGCAAAACGTTCTGGTGCTAATGTATCTGGTCCAATCCCATTACCAACAGAAAAATCTGTTTATACGATATTGCGTGCAGTTCATAAGTACAAAGATTCTCGTGAACAGTTTGAAATGCGTACACATAAACGCTTAATTGATATTATCAATCCAACTCCACAAACAGTTGATTCATTAATGCGTTTAGACTTGCCATCTGGTGTTGACATTGAAATTAAACTGTAATTTTAAATAGAGTAGATTATTATTTAGGAGGTGTGACTCATGACCAAAGGAATCTTAGGTAGAAAAATTGGTATGACGCAAGTATTCGCTGAAAATGGAGATTTAATACCTGTAACTGTAATTGAAGCAACTCCAAACGTTGTACTTCAAGTGAAAACAGTTGAAAATGATGGTTATGAAGCTATTCAGCTTGGCTTTGAAGATAAACGTGAAAAGCTTGCTAATAAACCTGAAAAAGGTCATGCAGCAAAAGCGAATACTGCACCTAAGCGCTTCATCCGCGAAGTTCGTGGTGCGAACATTGAAGAATATGAAGTTGGTCAAGAAGTCAAAGTAGACATTTTCTCAGCGGGAGATATTGTAGATGTAACAGGAGTATCTAAAGGTAAAGGTTTCCAAGGTGCGATTAAACGTCACGGACAATCTCGTGGACCAATGTCACACGGTTCTCGTTATCATCGCCGCCCAGGTTCTATGGGTCCAATTGCGCCAAACCGTGTATTTAAATCTAAAGAGCTTCCTGGCCGTATGGGTGGAGAGCGTGTAACAGTTCAAAACTTAGAAATTGTGAAAGTAGATGCTGAACGCAACCTTCTTTTAATCAAAGGTAACGTACCTGGACCTAAAAAAGCGTTAATTGAAGTAAGATCTGCTGTAAAAGCTAAATAATTTTGCAGGAAAGGAGGAAAAACATAATGCCAAAAGTTGCATTATATAACCAAAACGGATCTACAGTTGGTGAAATTGAATTAAACGATTCTGTTTTTGGTATCGAACCTAATAAGCACGTGTTATTTGAAGCTGTTATTATGCAAAGAGCTTCCTTACGTCAAGGAACTCATAAAGTAAAAAATCGTTCTGAAGTTAGTGGCGGAGGTCGTAAACCTTGGCGTCAAAAAGGTACTGGACGTGCACGTCATGGATCAATCCGTTCACCGCAATGGCGTGGGGGTGGAACAGTATTTGGACCAAAACCTCGCACGTATGCATACAAATTACCGAAAAAAGTACGCCGTTTAGCTATTAAATCTGCATT
Coding sequences within:
- a CDS encoding elongation factor Tu (product_source=KO:K02358; cath_funfam=2.40.30.10,3.40.50.300; cog=COG0050; ko=KO:K02358; pfam=PF00009,PF03143,PF03144; superfamily=50447; tigrfam=TIGR00485), whose protein sequence is MDGAILVVSAADGPMPQTREHILLSRQVGVPYIVVFLNKCDMVDDEELLELVEMEVRDLLSEYDFPGDEVPVIKGSALKALEGDAEWEEKIMELMNAVDEYIPTPERDTDKPFMMPVEDVFSITGRGTVATGRVERGQVKVGDEVEIIGLADEPKKTTVTGVEMFRKLLDYAEAGDNIGALLRGIARDEVERGQVLAKPGSITPHKKFKAEVYVLSKEEGGRHTPFFSNYRPQFYFRTTDVTGIITLPEGVEMVMPGDNVEMTVELISPIAIEEGTKFSIREGGRTVGAGVVSAIVE
- a CDS encoding small subunit ribosomal protein S10 (product_source=KO:K02946; cath_funfam=3.30.70.600; cog=COG0051; ko=KO:K02946; pfam=PF00338; smart=SM01403; superfamily=54999; tigrfam=TIGR01049), with product MAKQKIRIRLKAYDHRILDQSAEKIVETAKRSGANVSGPIPLPTEKSVYTILRAVHKYKDSREQFEMRTHKRLIDIINPTPQTVDSLMRLDLPSGVDIEIKL
- a CDS encoding large subunit ribosomal protein L3 (product_source=KO:K02906; cath_funfam=4.10.960.10; cog=COG0087; ko=KO:K02906; pfam=PF00297; superfamily=50447; tigrfam=TIGR03625), whose translation is MTKGILGRKIGMTQVFAENGDLIPVTVIEATPNVVLQVKTVENDGYEAIQLGFEDKREKLANKPEKGHAAKANTAPKRFIREVRGANIEEYEVGQEVKVDIFSAGDIVDVTGVSKGKGFQGAIKRHGQSRGPMSHGSRYHRRPGSMGPIAPNRVFKSKELPGRMGGERVTVQNLEIVKVDAERNLLLIKGNVPGPKKALIEVRSAVKAK
- a CDS encoding large subunit ribosomal protein L4 (product_source=KO:K02926; cath_funfam=3.40.1370.10; cog=COG0088; ko=KO:K02926; pfam=PF00573; superfamily=52166; tigrfam=TIGR03953); its protein translation is MPKVALYNQNGSTVGEIELNDSVFGIEPNKHVLFEAVIMQRASLRQGTHKVKNRSEVSGGGRKPWRQKGTGRARHGSIRSPQWRGGGTVFGPKPRTYAYKLPKKVRRLAIKSALSSKVQENNIVVLEDLMLERPKTKEMVNILKGLSVEKKALIVTADHNETVALSARNIPGVTVVTAAGVNVLDVLNHDKLVITKAAVEKVEEVLA